From Vigna unguiculata cultivar IT97K-499-35 chromosome 5, ASM411807v1, whole genome shotgun sequence, the proteins below share one genomic window:
- the LOC114186281 gene encoding protein MAIN-LIKE 1-like, which produces MDLLNMASREHTEGLLIEDVKMFFRHSCKAKYVGSLNEKLSVKQRESIARTPFWWFMSLNHSVKISRNLLPVLCYRWVERRGGFAIGREVVEFNLLDVCLGLGLRVLGEKIDISEDDEDSDCRKLFSSGKVHVKRIYEFLLEYDNDSGSIELFTSLYILLGISEFLLPNRDGIVFPKIFKVVDDLKSIGKYNWGNLVYDYLVSSLCSASRALKYESNTSHIHLFGCVYMLQLWSFDHIFVCNATFNCDKSKFPRLLHWMKIKVGDKLVKTSFDKELAINEVVVCNEELGYEFVREAFQTFGTSYNRSIDKENEELKRLVENEEREIAELEAVLCHLEDMVAKKEEHNRTEGDGKDDPHYDGNDEEEVDVGVHYTVNDPASDVEGDDSAGDDVEVDVGKESNMYDRMKS; this is translated from the exons ATGGAT TTATTGAATATGGCCAGTAGAGAGCATACCGAGGGCCTATTGATTGAGGATGTGAAG ATGTTTTTCCGGCATTCTTGCAAAGCCAAATATGTTGGAAGTTTGAATGAAAAGTTAAGTGTGAAACAACGAGAGTCAATTGCACGCACACCATTTTGGTGGTTTATGTCGTTAAACCATTCTGTTAAGATAAGTCGCAATTTGTTACCTGTGTTATGTTATAGATGGGTTGAAAGGAGGGGTGGTTTTGCTATTGGTAGGGAAGTAGTTGAATTTAATTTGTTAGATGTTTGTTTAGGATTGGGTCTTCGGGTGTTGGgtgaaaaaattgatataagtgaagatgatgaagataGTGACTGTAGGAAGTTATTTTCTAGTGGGAAAGTTCATGTTAAAAGGATTTATGAGTTTCTTTTGGAATATGACAATGATAGTGGTAGTATAGAATTGTTTACTagcctttatatattgttaggCATATCCGAGTTCTTGTTGCCAAATAGAGACGGGATCGTGTTTCCAAAAATTTTTAAGGTAGTGGATGACTTGAAAAGTATAGGTAAATACAATTGGGGCAACTTAGTCTATGACTATTTGGTTAGTAGCTTATGCAGTGCTTCAAGGGCGTTGAAGTATGAATCAAATACAAGTcacattcatttatttggatgtgTGTATATGTTGCAG TTGTGGTCATTTGATCATATATTTGTTTGCAACGCAACGTTTAATTGCGACAAATCAAAGTTCCCACGATTGTTGCACTGGATGAAAATTAAAGTTGGTGACAAATTAGTTAAAACTTCCTTTGATAAAGAATTG GCTATTAATGAGGTTGTGGTGTGTAACGAAGAACTTGGTTATGAGTTTGTGAGAGAAGCATTCCAAACTTTTGGGACTTCATACAACAGATCAATTGATAAGGAGAATGAAGAGCTAAAACGTCTTGTAGAGAATGAAGAACGGGAGATTGCTGAATTGGAAGCTGTTTTGTGTCATTTAGAGGATATGGTTGCAAAGAAGGAAGAACATAACCGTACGGAGGGTGACGGTAAAGACGATCCGCATTATGATGGTAATGATGAGGAGGAGGTTGATGTTGGTGTTCATTACACCGTGAATGACCCTGCATCTGATGTTGAAGGTGATGATTCTGCTGGTGATGATGTTGAAGTTGATGTTGGAAAAGAAAGCAACATGTATGACCGTATGAAGTCCTAA
- the LOC114185210 gene encoding AAA-ATPase ASD, mitochondrial-like, translating into MGELWTQMGSLMATIMFVYAMVERFFPAALRDTLQIHTQKVVNLLYPYVQITFPEFSGERLKRSEAYTAIQTYLSENSSQLAKRLKAEVVKDSQNPLVLSMDDDEEVTDEFRGVKLWWAASKTASNPHAYSFSYYSPMDGKRYFKLTFHKKHRDLITVAYIKHVLEEGKEIALRNRQRKLYTNNPSSGWYGYKQSKWSHIVFEHPATFETLAMEQRKKEEIMNDLVKFRNGKDYYAKIGKAWKRGYLLYGPPGTGKSTMIAAMANFMNYDVYDLELTAVKDNTELRKLLIETSSKAIIVVEDIDCSLDLTGQRNVKKERSEEEEVKDPNKKEEEESNRSSKVTLSGLLNFIDGIWSACGGERIIIFTTNFVDKLDPALIRTGRMDKHIQLSYCRFEAFKVLAKNYLDVDSHHFFPKIAKLLELTNVTPADVAENLMPKCVNEDVETCLLSLIQALEKKLAEEEEEEGLNEEKDKEMKNNGHSVEDVKGNGFML; encoded by the coding sequence ATGGGGGAACTATGGACGCAAATGGGTTCATTGATGGCCACAATCATGTTTGTGTATGCCATGGTAGAGCGTTTTTTCCCGGCTGCACTTCGTGACACTCTACAAATCCACACTCAGAAAGTCGTGAACTTGTTGTACCCTTATGTGCAAATCACCTTCCCCGAGTTTTCCGGTGAGAGGCTCAAACGGAGCGAAGCCTACACCGCCATCCAAACCTACCTGAGTGAGAACTCCTCGCAACTGGCCAAAAGGCTGAAAGCTGAAGTGGTGAAAGATAGCCAGAACCCTTTGGTTCTTAGCATGGACGATGATGAAGAGGTTACTGATGAGTTCCGAGGAGTGAAGCTTTGGTGGGCTGCTAGCAAAACTGCTTCTAACCCTCATGCGTATTCTTTCTCTTATTACTCTCCAATGGATGGTAAGAGGTATTTCAAGCTAACTTTTCATAAGAAGCACAGGGATCTCATCACTGTGGCTTACATCAAACATGTGTTGGAAGAGGGGAAGGAAATCGCGTTGAGAAACAGGCAGAGGAAGTTGTACACCAACAATCCCAGCAGTGGTTGGTACGGTTACAAACAGTCAAAGTGGAGCCACATAGTTTTTGAACACCCTGCAACGTTCGAGACTCTTGCGATGGAGCAAAGGAAGAAGGAGGAGATCATGAACGACCTTGTTAAGTTCAGGAATGGGAAGGATTACTATGCAAAGATTGGGAAGGCTTGGAAGCGGGGCTATTTGCTGTATGGTCCTCCTGGGACTGGTAAGTCTACTATGATAGCTGCAATGGCGAATTTCATGAACTATGATGTATACGATCTTGAACTGACAGCAGTGAAGGACAACACCGAGTTGAGGAAGTTGCTGATTGAAACTTCTAGTAAGGCTATTATAGTTGTGGAAGACATTGATTGTTCTCTTGATCTGACTGGGCAGAGGAACGTGAAGAAGGAAAGGAGTGAGGAAGAGGAAGTAAAAGATCCTAAtaaaaaggaagaagaggagAGTAACAGGAGTAGTAAGGTAACTCTGTCTGGGTTGTTGAATTTTATTGATGGTATTTGGTCAGCATGTGGGGGAGAGAGGATCATCATTTTCACTACCAACTTTGTGGACAAGCTTGATCCTGCTCTTATTAGGACAGGTAGGATGGACAAGCACATTCAATTGTCCTATTGCCGCTTTGAAGCATTCAAGGTTCTTGCCAAGAACTACTTGGATGTTGACTCACACCATTTCTTTCCAAAAATTGCCAAATTGTTGGAACTCACCAATGTCACTCCTGCTGATGTTGCTGAAAATCTCATGCCCAAGTGTGTGAATGAAGATGTTGAAACTTGCTTGCTCAGTTTGATTCAAGCTCTTGAGAAAAAGTTggcggaagaagaagaagaagaagggttgAATGAAGAAAAGGACAAGGAGATGAAAAATAATGGGCACAGTGTGGAAGATGTGAAGGGAAATGGATTCATGCTTTGA
- the LOC114185211 gene encoding MDIS1-interacting receptor like kinase 2-like, protein MQTEYLFQPCSVRDKKPRQNQLVIILSITIFLLMAFFLLLYLRHNSIAIKSKHARITETSKNGDLFCIWNYNGSIAYEDIITATEDFNLKYCIGTGAYGSVYRAQLPSGRIVAVKKLHGFEAEVPSFDESFRNEAKVLSEIKHRHIVKLHGFCLHKRIMFLIYEYMERGSLFSVLFDDMEAMELDWKKRVNIVKGTAHALSYLHHDCVPPIVHRDISASNVLLNSMWEPTVSDFGTARFLNLDSSNRTIVAGTIGYIAPELAYTMVVNEKCDVYSFGVVALETLMGKHPKEILSSLQSISTDDGIKLCEILDQRLPHPTFSVLQDIVVVAIVAFACLNPNPCSRPTMKRISQCFLCQLSPFNIPLHHISLQQLMSQELRQYLKL, encoded by the exons ATGCAAACTGAATACCTATTCCAGCCTTGTTCAGTTCGTGATAAGAAACCAAGGCAGAATCAGTTGGTCATAATCCTTTCTAtcaccatttttttattaatggccTTCTTCCTACTTTTATATCTGAGGCACAACAGCATTGCAATCAAGAGCAAACATGCAAGGATAACTGAAACATCTAAGAACGGGGATTTGTTCTGCATATGGAACTATAACGGAAGCATAGCCTATGAAGACATCATTACTGCAACCGAAGACTTTAACCTCAAATATTGTATCGGAACAGGTGCATACGGGAGTGTCTATAGGGCTCAACTACCAAGTGGCAGGATTGTTGCGGTGAAGAAACTCCATGGTTTTGAAGCAGAGGTCCCCTCATTTGATGAGAGTTTCAGAAACGAAGCCAAAGTATTATCGGAAATAAAACACAGACACATAGTGAAGCTCCATGGATTCTGCTTGCACAAAAGAATCATGTTTTTGATATATGAGTACATGGAGAGAGGAAGCTTGTTTTCTGTGTTGTTTGATGACATGGAAGCAATGGAATTGGATTGGAAAAAGAGGGTTAACATAGTGAAAGGCACTGCACACGCTCTCTCATATCTCCATCATGATTGTGTCCCTCCTATAGTCCATAGAGACATATCAGCCAGCAATGTGTTGCTTAACTCCATGTGGGAGCCCACCGTTTCCGACTTTGGCACAGCTCGATTTCTCAACCTTGATTCATCCAATCGAACTATTGTTGCTGGAACCATCGGATACATAGCACCTG AACTTGCGTATACAATGGTTGTTAATGAAAAGTGTGATGTGTATAGCTTCGGAGTGGTGGCACTGGAAACTCTGATGGGAAAACATCCTAAGGAAATACTCTCATCACTTCAATCAATTTCTACTGATGATGGCATCAAATTATGTGAAATATTGGACCAACGCCTCCCACATCCAACTTTTTCAGTTTTACAAGACATAGTTGTTGTTGCCATTGTGGCTTTTGCGTGCTTAAATCCCAACCCTTGCTCTCGTCCAACAATGAAACGTATCTCTCAATGTTTCCTTTGTCAGCTCTCACCATTCAACATTCCTTTACATCATATTTCGTTGCAACAACTCATGAGTCAAGAACTCAGGCAATACTTGAAATTGTGA